The sequence GCCGACACGACGCCTGCGTCCTTCCACGGGCCGTACCGATGGTCGAAGCGATGGTCGCGCTGGTTTTGGCGGACCACGCCCTGCTTCATCGGTCAAGCCGGCTCGACTAGGGCCGGCAATCTTGCCTGTAACTGAGGCAAGTCACCGTTCCTTGGGCTCCTTTTTCGTAAACTGGAGCCAGGGCGCGCTAGACGCCCGTTAAGGATCGATTCAGATGAAAAGCATTCACCTCCTGGCAGCCCTGGCCCTTGTGGTTCCGGCCGTCGCTCAGACCCAGAAGATCCGGCACTTACCGGACGAACCGCTCGAACAAGGGGACATGCCGCCCGCGCCGAAGGTCTTGCAGTTCACGTCTCCACAGATGGTCGCCGTCCAAGGCGGCTTTACTTCGGTCCAGATCAATGTCGACGGGAACGGGAACAACGTTCTGGGGGACGCTGCGAACGAACCGTCGATGACGATGCATCCGAGCGACCGGAACAAAATGGCGGTCGGCTGGCGGCAGTTCAACAGCATCTCGAGCAACTTCAGGCAGGGCGGTAACGGGTACACGGTCGACGGGGGCGCGCACTGGACGGTGAACCCGCTCCTCGAGAACAACGTCTTCCGGAGCGATCCCGTCCTGGTCACGACGGCGGAAGGTGTCTTCCACTACAACAGCCTCCTGGAGACCTTCTTCACGACCGAGTTCCGGTCCAACGACTTTGGCGACAATTGGACGAAGCTGGGTCCCGCCACGGGCGGCGACAAGCAGTGGTTGACGATCGACCAGACCAACAGCACCGGGAAGGGGTTCGTCTACCAGTATTGGAGCACGGCCGGAAACAACTATGGCGGTCGGCAGTTCAGCCGGAGCACGGACGGAGGAACGACGTGGATGAACCCGATCAACATCCCGAACCAGCCGATTTGGGGGACGTTGGACGTGGCGCCGAACGGAGACCTCTATCTGTGCGGCGTCGACCAGGGGACGCCCTCGTTCTGGTTCGTCCGGTCGCAGAACGCGAAGAACGGATCGGCGACCCCGACGTTCAACCTGACCAAAAACGTCAGCCTCGGCGGCGACATGATCTTCGGCTCGGTCGTCAATCCGGGCGGCCTATCGGGACAGTGCTGGATCGCCGTGGACCGGAGCGGCGGGGCGACGAACGGCTTCATCTACATGCTGTGCTCGGTGGTCCGAAACGGCTCGAACCCGTGCGACGTGATGTTCATCCGGAGCACCGACGGTGGCAACACTTGGAGCACGCCGAAGAGGATCAACGACGATCCCCAGAACCAATCTCGGCACCATTGGTTCGGCACTCTGTCCGTCGCACCGAACGGCCGGATCGACGTGTGCTGGCTCGACTCGCGCAACGATCCCACGAACGCCACGTCCCAACTCTACTATTGTTCGTCGACGGACGGCGGAACGACGTTCGCTCCCAACGTCCAGGTGTCCCCTGCCTTCAACTCCACGATCGGTTGGCCTCAACAGGACAAGATCGGGGACTACATGGCGATGACGTCGGACCTGGGCGGGGCGAACATCGTCTATCCGGCGACCTTCAACGGCGAGCAGGACATCTACTTCGTGCGCATTCCGAACGGGCCGCAAGAGGTCCAGCCCAACGCGTTCACGTATGTTCGGGGGACGAAGGTTTCCGGCCAACTGAGCGACCTGTTCACGGTCGATGCGAACTACTTGGTCGGCCGGACGTTCGTCACGGCGAACGCGACCGAAGCCCCAGTCCAACTCGCGGTCACGGCTCTGTCGCCGAACCAGGCTCCGAGCGACCTGAGCGTCAAAGTGGTCGCAAAGGCGAACAGCGGAAACGTCCAGCAGGAAGTCACGCTGTTCAACTTCCAGACCCAGGCCTATGAATCCCTTGATACGCGGAACCTCGACACCGGTGACGTCACCGTGTCGGTCGGCACGTCTGGCGACCGATCGCGGTACGTCGATCCATCAACGGGGACGATGCGGGTCAAGTTGAACTACAAAGCGGTCGGCCCGCTTCCTTCGGCCCTGACC is a genomic window of Armatimonadota bacterium containing:
- a CDS encoding exo-alpha-sialidase; this encodes MKSIHLLAALALVVPAVAQTQKIRHLPDEPLEQGDMPPAPKVLQFTSPQMVAVQGGFTSVQINVDGNGNNVLGDAANEPSMTMHPSDRNKMAVGWRQFNSISSNFRQGGNGYTVDGGAHWTVNPLLENNVFRSDPVLVTTAEGVFHYNSLLETFFTTEFRSNDFGDNWTKLGPATGGDKQWLTIDQTNSTGKGFVYQYWSTAGNNYGGRQFSRSTDGGTTWMNPINIPNQPIWGTLDVAPNGDLYLCGVDQGTPSFWFVRSQNAKNGSATPTFNLTKNVSLGGDMIFGSVVNPGGLSGQCWIAVDRSGGATNGFIYMLCSVVRNGSNPCDVMFIRSTDGGNTWSTPKRINDDPQNQSRHHWFGTLSVAPNGRIDVCWLDSRNDPTNATSQLYYCSSTDGGTTFAPNVQVSPAFNSTIGWPQQDKIGDYMAMTSDLGGANIVYPATFNGEQDIYFVRIPNGPQEVQPNAFTYVRGTKVSGQLSDLFTVDANYLVGRTFVTANATEAPVQLAVTALSPNQAPSDLSVKVVAKANSGNVQQEVTLFNFQTQAYESLDTRNLDTGDVTVSVGTSGDRSRYVDPSTGTMRVKLNYKAVGPLPSALTVSDNQVLWTVTP